One region of Streptomyces rishiriensis genomic DNA includes:
- a CDS encoding right-handed parallel beta-helix repeat-containing protein, which translates to MVKRYVVAPHGGRGTHPDIGSALRAATARGRAARVEITPGHYEERLTVRGEIELTALGEAGSVVVGVPRGTVLDASGSVVVRGLVLVGRDAETGVVDCHAGALTLDRVAIRAHDGICAQARPGTSMTLTDSVFRYGRTVFAGAAGHVERCRFTDAADNAVAVIENARVLVRDSRFDGSRIHGVRVSDAWAHLVGCELTGAGQAAVMADTRAELTVERCTVFATHLAALAFIEQSRGSVQDTRVTDAENGILVASGADPTVRRCVFADCRDTGVHVQDSGRGTFEDCEITGAGNVAVLSTRGGAPRVTGCRVSAGNVGIAVTDRARGHFTRVDVHDLTGVALRVWDESKAEFAQVRVERCPFGLETRGNGGTTAELTDATILDFDMAAVAAVGQSRVTLRGVSAQRGLLGFGAGEESQLHVHDSEVSTVSTGGALAFGTARLVARNLTVTGAESYGLCGTGSAYLDVADSRFEDCAATGVRCDDACGGRLAGCAVTGTTAVAVQHNGRVKLDSLRTSLPVREITEPAPPPTIVNHYHGPVFVEAVHSAQLAWNNTNVIQQQTDRNGRSDESEQDGVGP; encoded by the coding sequence ATGGTCAAGAGATACGTGGTCGCGCCGCACGGGGGTCGTGGCACCCATCCCGACATCGGGTCCGCGCTGCGCGCCGCGACCGCGCGGGGCCGGGCCGCCCGGGTGGAGATCACTCCCGGCCACTACGAGGAACGGCTCACCGTCCGGGGCGAGATCGAGCTGACCGCGCTCGGTGAGGCCGGCTCCGTGGTGGTGGGCGTTCCCCGCGGCACCGTGCTCGACGCCTCGGGGTCGGTCGTGGTCCGCGGTCTCGTGCTGGTCGGCCGGGACGCCGAGACCGGCGTCGTCGACTGCCACGCGGGAGCCCTGACCCTCGACCGGGTGGCGATCCGGGCGCACGACGGGATCTGCGCGCAGGCCCGTCCCGGCACGTCCATGACGCTGACGGACAGCGTGTTCCGGTACGGCCGGACCGTCTTCGCCGGCGCCGCCGGACACGTCGAGCGGTGCCGGTTCACGGACGCCGCCGACAACGCCGTCGCGGTGATCGAGAACGCCCGGGTGCTGGTCCGGGACAGCCGGTTCGACGGCAGCCGGATCCACGGCGTACGCGTCAGCGACGCCTGGGCCCACCTCGTCGGGTGCGAGCTCACCGGCGCCGGGCAGGCGGCCGTCATGGCGGACACACGGGCGGAGCTGACCGTCGAGAGGTGCACGGTTTTCGCCACGCATCTGGCGGCGCTGGCGTTCATCGAGCAGTCCCGGGGCTCCGTACAGGACACCCGTGTCACCGACGCAGAGAACGGGATTCTGGTGGCGAGCGGCGCCGACCCCACGGTGCGCCGCTGTGTGTTCGCCGACTGCCGCGACACCGGCGTCCACGTGCAGGACTCGGGCCGCGGCACCTTCGAGGACTGCGAGATCACCGGCGCGGGAAACGTCGCGGTGCTGTCGACCCGGGGCGGCGCCCCGCGGGTCACCGGCTGCCGCGTCTCGGCGGGCAATGTCGGCATCGCCGTCACCGACCGGGCCAGAGGCCACTTCACCCGCGTGGACGTGCACGACCTGACGGGCGTCGCGCTGCGGGTCTGGGACGAGAGCAAGGCCGAGTTCGCACAGGTCCGCGTCGAGCGCTGCCCGTTCGGTCTGGAGACGCGGGGCAACGGCGGTACGACGGCCGAGCTCACCGACGCGACGATTCTCGACTTCGACATGGCCGCGGTGGCCGCCGTCGGTCAGTCCCGGGTGACGCTGAGGGGGGTGTCGGCGCAGCGCGGGCTGCTGGGGTTCGGTGCCGGCGAGGAGTCGCAGCTGCACGTGCACGACAGCGAGGTCTCCACCGTGAGCACCGGTGGGGCCCTGGCGTTCGGCACGGCGCGGCTCGTCGCGAGGAACCTCACCGTGACCGGCGCGGAGTCGTACGGCCTGTGCGGGACGGGCTCCGCGTATCTGGACGTCGCCGACAGCCGTTTCGAGGACTGCGCGGCCACGGGCGTGCGCTGCGACGACGCGTGCGGCGGCCGTCTGGCGGGCTGTGCCGTGACCGGGACGACCGCGGTGGCCGTGCAGCACAACGGCCGCGTCAAGCTGGACTCGCTCCGGACGTCGCTGCCGGTCAGGGAGATCACGGAACCGGCCCCACCGCCCACGATCGTCAACCACTACCACGGGCCGGTCTTTGTCGAGGCGGTCCACAGCGCCCAGTTGGCATGGAACAACACCAACGTCATCCAGCAGCAGACCGACCGGAACGGCCGGAGCGACGAGAGCGAACAGGACGGAGTCGGCCCATGA
- a CDS encoding vWA domain-containing protein, with protein sequence MRREDRDTKKRDLAAEAFESGRTALRGHPALAAVDFGTCRREECTMAPRDGLVRADSNGTLHAHPTRIADPAVWAWSLAHAALHLGFGHLPASPGERVQPDRYDLAARCTVVNRFLLTFPVGRAPDELPASYPGGDEEQLAGRWRRTGLPAAYEHCGTAGTAVDQVLVRWTSSGRPMPDWPLAFATALTRTVSAAMDMAGGRRASLTGGRRASLTGEMTDRRPWERALSWFVSSYPLLGGLAAGIELVADAELARAHGISIAAVNAEAGEIYINPLRRYDDEEWRFVLAHEMLHAALRHGDRCGTRDPYLFNVACDYVINGWLREMQVGTMPEGLLYDAELSGLSAEEVYDRITVDLRRMRRLATLRGKGLGDILGAPLGPPCDHVDLDGFYRRGLAQGLELHQRQERGFLPGGLVEEIRALSHPPLPWDARLARWFDEFVPRPEPVRTYARPARRQASTPGIPRAGRRFPPEEIARCTFGVVLDTSGSMDRTLLGKALGAIASYAEARDVPAARVVFCDAAAHDAGYLPVAEIAGRVRVHGRGGTVLQPGIDLLHRADDFPPGAPLLVITDGWCDVLRVRREHAYLIPQGRRLPFTARGPVFRVR encoded by the coding sequence GTGAGACGTGAGGACCGCGACACGAAGAAGCGGGACCTCGCGGCGGAGGCGTTCGAGTCCGGGCGGACGGCGCTGCGCGGGCACCCGGCGCTGGCCGCCGTCGACTTCGGCACCTGCCGCCGTGAGGAGTGCACCATGGCTCCCCGCGACGGCCTCGTCCGCGCCGACTCCAACGGCACCCTGCACGCCCACCCCACCCGGATCGCCGACCCCGCCGTCTGGGCCTGGTCCCTCGCGCACGCCGCCCTCCACCTCGGCTTCGGACACCTTCCGGCGTCCCCGGGCGAGCGCGTCCAGCCCGACCGGTACGACCTCGCCGCGCGCTGCACGGTCGTCAACCGTTTTCTGCTGACCTTTCCGGTCGGCCGAGCCCCCGACGAACTGCCGGCTTCGTACCCGGGCGGCGACGAGGAGCAGCTCGCCGGCCGCTGGCGGCGCACCGGGCTCCCGGCCGCCTACGAGCACTGCGGCACCGCGGGCACGGCCGTCGACCAGGTGCTCGTACGGTGGACCTCGTCCGGGCGCCCGATGCCGGACTGGCCGCTGGCCTTCGCCACGGCCCTGACCCGGACCGTGTCCGCCGCGATGGACATGGCCGGCGGCCGCCGCGCGTCCCTGACCGGCGGCCGCCGCGCGTCCCTGACCGGCGAGATGACCGACCGGCGCCCCTGGGAACGCGCGCTGAGCTGGTTCGTCTCGTCCTACCCGCTGCTCGGCGGTCTCGCGGCCGGTATCGAGCTCGTCGCCGACGCCGAACTCGCCCGCGCGCACGGCATCTCGATCGCCGCCGTCAACGCCGAGGCGGGTGAGATCTACATCAACCCGCTGCGCCGCTACGACGACGAGGAATGGCGGTTCGTCCTCGCCCACGAGATGCTGCACGCCGCCCTGCGCCACGGCGACCGCTGCGGCACCCGCGACCCCTATCTCTTCAACGTCGCCTGCGATTACGTCATCAACGGCTGGCTGCGCGAGATGCAGGTCGGCACCATGCCCGAAGGGCTGCTGTACGACGCCGAGTTGTCGGGGCTGTCCGCCGAGGAGGTCTACGACCGCATCACCGTGGACCTGCGCCGGATGCGGCGACTGGCCACACTGCGCGGCAAGGGGCTCGGTGACATCCTCGGGGCCCCGCTCGGCCCGCCCTGCGACCACGTCGACCTCGACGGCTTCTACCGCCGCGGTCTCGCCCAGGGTCTCGAGCTGCACCAGCGGCAGGAACGGGGCTTCCTGCCCGGCGGGTTGGTGGAGGAGATCCGCGCCCTCAGCCACCCTCCGCTGCCCTGGGACGCCCGACTGGCCCGCTGGTTCGACGAGTTCGTGCCACGCCCGGAGCCGGTGCGGACCTACGCCCGTCCCGCGCGCCGCCAGGCCTCCACGCCCGGCATCCCGCGCGCCGGCCGCCGTTTCCCGCCCGAGGAGATCGCCCGCTGTACGTTCGGCGTCGTCCTGGACACCTCGGGCTCCATGGACCGCACGCTGCTCGGCAAGGCGCTCGGCGCCATCGCCTCGTACGCCGAGGCCCGTGACGTTCCGGCCGCCCGGGTGGTGTTCTGCGACGCGGCCGCGCACGACGCGGGCTATCTGCCGGTCGCCGAGATCGCCGGCCGGGTCCGGGTGCACGGCCGCGGCGGTACGGTCCTCCAGCCCGGCATCGACCTGCTGCACCGCGCGGACGACTTCCCGCCGGGCGCGCCGCTGCTCGTCATCACCGACGGCTGGTGCGACGTACTGCGGGTACGGCGGGAGCACGCCTACCTGATCCCACAGGGTCGTCGACTGCCGTTCACCGCGCGGGGGCCGGTGTTCCGGGTGCGGTGA
- a CDS encoding ATP-binding protein, which produces MQAAVTVTPSRIPELLLGLATVRPVFLWGAPGIGKSSLVREFAESLGLECVSLLGTQLAPEDLIGVPQIRDGRSVFCPPEAIARDEPYCLFLDELNAATPDVQKAFYSLILDRRIGDYELPGGSIVIGAGNRATDNALARPIASALVNRLTHVHLEASAKDWLKWAAGNDIHPWVVDHLTDRPDHLWSKPPKTEEPFSTPRSWHMLSDALHSFGRDLDEDTLAVLAHGTLTPTHATAFRGYVKIVRSRYGIEAVLKGDAPWPRRVEDRDLLYYLADSFRGRLVKELPTVREHMSAKGRQTAYRAKSLLVQLAEISVEVAQTVIAADADGNPVLPAWFLVEAARDMPRLVEARR; this is translated from the coding sequence TTGCAGGCTGCCGTCACCGTCACGCCCTCCCGCATCCCCGAACTGCTCCTCGGCCTCGCCACCGTGCGGCCGGTGTTCCTCTGGGGCGCCCCCGGCATCGGAAAGTCCTCCCTGGTCAGGGAGTTCGCCGAGTCGCTGGGGCTGGAGTGCGTGAGCCTGCTCGGTACCCAGCTCGCGCCCGAGGACCTGATCGGGGTACCCCAGATCCGGGACGGGCGGTCGGTGTTCTGCCCGCCCGAGGCCATCGCCCGTGACGAGCCGTACTGTCTGTTCCTGGACGAGCTGAACGCGGCCACGCCCGACGTCCAGAAGGCGTTCTACTCGCTCATCCTCGACCGGCGGATCGGCGACTACGAACTTCCCGGGGGCTCCATCGTCATCGGCGCCGGGAACCGGGCCACGGACAACGCGCTCGCCCGGCCCATCGCCTCCGCGCTCGTCAACCGCCTCACCCATGTCCACCTCGAGGCCTCGGCGAAGGACTGGCTGAAGTGGGCCGCGGGCAACGACATCCACCCGTGGGTCGTCGACCACCTCACCGACCGGCCCGACCACCTGTGGTCCAAGCCGCCGAAAACCGAGGAACCGTTTTCCACCCCCCGCTCCTGGCACATGCTCTCCGACGCGCTGCACTCCTTCGGACGCGATCTCGACGAGGACACCCTCGCGGTGCTCGCGCACGGCACGCTGACGCCCACGCACGCCACCGCCTTCCGCGGCTATGTCAAGATCGTCCGCAGCCGCTACGGCATCGAGGCCGTCCTCAAGGGCGACGCCCCCTGGCCGCGCCGGGTCGAGGACCGCGACCTGCTCTACTACCTCGCCGACTCGTTCCGCGGCCGGCTCGTCAAGGAACTCCCCACCGTCCGGGAACACATGTCGGCCAAGGGCCGGCAGACCGCCTACCGCGCCAAGTCGCTGCTCGTACAGCTCGCCGAGATCTCCGTCGAGGTCGCGCAGACCGTCATCGCCGCCGACGCCGACGGCAACCCGGTGCTGCCCGCCTGGTTCCTGGTCGAGGCGGCCCGGGACATGCCCCGCCTGGTGGAGGCGCGCCGGTGA
- a CDS encoding SAM-dependent methyltransferase, which translates to MPGSEAEQAPARIDTSRPHPARVYDWWLGGKDNYPVDEELARRILAVDGTVLRGARANRRFMQRAVRTAAEAGIRQFLDIGTGIPTRPNLHQVAQGVAPEAKVVYADNDPIVLRHAEALLHGSAEGSTRYAHADVRDIDALLHRAADTLDLTRPVALSLVALTHYLSDDPAGDDVHGLLKKYVAALAPGSWLILSQVTPDLNPAAIEKAAENFRRSGTPFYPRSLAGFARFFEGLELLGPGVIPVSGWRPEPEDVAVQAEGIVPVYAGVARKP; encoded by the coding sequence ATGCCCGGATCCGAGGCCGAGCAGGCCCCCGCCCGCATCGACACCAGCAGGCCGCATCCGGCCCGCGTCTACGACTGGTGGCTGGGCGGCAAGGACAACTACCCCGTGGACGAGGAACTGGCCCGCAGGATCCTGGCCGTGGACGGCACCGTGCTGCGCGGTGCGCGGGCCAACCGCCGGTTCATGCAGCGGGCCGTCCGCACGGCCGCCGAGGCCGGGATACGCCAGTTCCTCGACATCGGCACCGGCATCCCCACCCGGCCCAACCTGCATCAGGTGGCGCAGGGCGTGGCCCCGGAGGCAAAGGTCGTCTACGCGGACAACGACCCGATCGTGCTGCGGCACGCGGAGGCCCTGCTGCACGGTTCGGCGGAGGGCTCCACCCGGTACGCGCACGCCGACGTCCGCGACATCGACGCGCTGCTGCACCGGGCAGCCGACACCCTGGACCTCACACGGCCGGTGGCGCTGTCGCTGGTGGCGTTGACGCACTACCTGAGCGACGACCCGGCAGGCGACGACGTGCACGGCCTGCTGAAGAAGTACGTCGCCGCGCTCGCGCCGGGCAGCTGGCTGATCCTCTCCCAGGTCACCCCGGACCTGAACCCCGCGGCCATCGAGAAGGCCGCGGAGAACTTCCGGCGCAGTGGAACCCCTTTCTACCCGCGTTCCCTGGCCGGGTTCGCGCGCTTCTTCGAGGGCCTGGAGCTGCTCGGGCCGGGCGTGATCCCGGTCTCCGGCTGGCGCCCCGAGCCGGAGGACGTGGCGGTCCAGGCGGAGGGCATCGTGCCGGTGTACGCGGGGGTCGCCCGTAAGCCCTGA
- a CDS encoding OsmC family peroxiredoxin: MATTRSAHTVWEGNLLEGNGVVTFDSSGIGQQPVSWPSRAEQANGKTSPEELIAAAHSSCFSMALSHGLAGAGTPPTKLVTSADVTFQPGEGITGIHLTVEGTVPGLDDDAFAAAAEDAKKNCPVSQALTGTTITLSAKLA; encoded by the coding sequence GTGGCTACCACGCGCTCCGCACACACGGTCTGGGAAGGCAACCTGCTCGAGGGCAACGGGGTCGTGACCTTCGACTCCTCCGGCATCGGTCAGCAGCCGGTGTCGTGGCCCTCGCGCGCCGAGCAGGCGAACGGCAAGACGAGCCCGGAGGAACTGATCGCCGCCGCCCACTCCAGCTGCTTCTCCATGGCGCTGTCGCACGGCCTGGCCGGCGCCGGCACCCCGCCCACCAAGCTCGTCACCTCCGCGGACGTCACCTTCCAGCCGGGGGAGGGCATCACCGGCATCCACCTGACCGTGGAGGGCACCGTCCCGGGCCTCGACGACGACGCGTTCGCCGCCGCCGCCGAGGACGCCAAGAAGAACTGCCCGGTCAGCCAGGCGCTCACCGGCACGACCATCACCCTGTCGGCCAAGCTCGCCTGA
- a CDS encoding phage holin family protein yields the protein MRGVRWRRAVSQAGRSVAVWVVSTLTMLVLAGILPDFRLQSADGDSATTIAMTAAVGAGVFGVLSALAWPLLVRLLLLVPALVLGLLVFFLNGSLLLLALRLNPSGQSEVAPETAVIVAAVMSAVASATGGALAVRDDEAYRRRLYRLADRRRRAGAPCPATPGTVFLQLDGVGHDVLAAAVRKGLMPTVAGWLGAAPRQASAQGSAGGGAPRPSHRLTLWHTDWSSQTGASQLGILHGSNHDVPAFRWYEKDTGEVMVCNRPTSAAELQRRAVERTGDGGLLSADGASRGNLFSGGADEQALVLSIATRRRSRETRSRAGYFAYFSDPANAVRTALSFVAEVGRETGQSIRARLRKERPRVGRGGLYPLVRAFATVVERDVVVAAVMGDMLAGRTAVYADLVAYDEVAHHSGPLGRDTEQVLGRLDRALALLESVAEHAPRPYRIVVLSDHGQSPGETFRARYGLTLGDLVRAGCGLPVPRKAERTHSGAEARGAVRAALRRPVEEVGERHRPAGRRPEPIVLASGNLGLISFPDVPHRMSKEEIDARHPALLTTLANHPGIGFLLVRSEQHGGVVLGAYGAEIPLDQLDRTPGPLAAFGPAAADAVRRTHSFPHTADIMVNSFHDPGDGEVLAFEEQIGSHGGLGGAQARPFLLSPLALSAPVGDGEELTGAEQVHRVLRRWLRESDGPQIPLTTAPEERAA from the coding sequence GTGCGAGGGGTGCGGTGGCGGCGGGCCGTCAGTCAGGCCGGGCGGAGCGTCGCGGTGTGGGTCGTCTCCACGCTCACGATGCTGGTGCTCGCCGGGATCCTGCCCGACTTCCGGCTCCAGTCCGCCGACGGCGACAGTGCCACCACCATCGCCATGACGGCCGCCGTCGGCGCCGGCGTGTTCGGTGTCCTGTCGGCCCTGGCCTGGCCCCTGCTGGTACGCCTGCTGCTGCTCGTCCCGGCGCTGGTCCTGGGCCTGCTGGTGTTCTTCCTCAACGGCTCGCTGCTGCTGCTCGCCCTGCGCCTGAACCCCTCCGGGCAGAGCGAGGTGGCCCCGGAGACCGCCGTGATCGTCGCCGCCGTGATGTCCGCCGTGGCCTCGGCGACCGGCGGCGCCCTGGCCGTACGTGACGACGAGGCCTACCGCCGCCGCCTGTACCGGCTGGCCGACCGCCGCCGAAGAGCCGGCGCCCCCTGCCCCGCCACACCCGGCACCGTCTTCCTCCAGCTCGACGGCGTCGGCCACGACGTGCTGGCCGCGGCGGTACGCAAGGGCCTGATGCCGACCGTCGCCGGATGGCTGGGCGCGGCCCCGCGACAGGCCTCCGCACAGGGGAGCGCGGGCGGCGGCGCCCCCCGCCCCAGCCACCGGCTCACCCTCTGGCACACCGACTGGTCCAGCCAGACCGGCGCCAGCCAGCTCGGCATCCTGCACGGCAGCAACCACGACGTGCCCGCCTTCCGCTGGTACGAGAAGGACACCGGGGAGGTGATGGTCTGCAACCGTCCCACCAGCGCCGCCGAACTGCAGCGCCGCGCGGTCGAACGCACCGGTGACGGCGGGCTGCTGTCCGCCGACGGCGCGAGCCGAGGCAACCTCTTCAGCGGCGGCGCCGACGAGCAGGCCCTCGTGCTGTCCATCGCCACCCGCCGGCGCAGCCGGGAGACACGGTCCCGGGCCGGCTACTTCGCCTACTTCTCCGATCCGGCCAACGCGGTGCGCACCGCGCTGTCGTTCGTCGCCGAGGTCGGCCGCGAGACGGGCCAGTCCATCCGCGCCCGGCTGCGCAAGGAGCGCCCGCGCGTCGGACGCGGCGGTCTCTACCCGCTCGTCCGCGCCTTCGCGACGGTCGTCGAACGCGATGTCGTGGTGGCCGCCGTGATGGGCGACATGCTCGCCGGCCGCACCGCCGTCTACGCCGACCTGGTGGCCTACGACGAGGTCGCGCACCACTCGGGGCCGCTCGGCAGGGACACCGAACAGGTCCTCGGCCGCCTGGACCGGGCGCTCGCACTGCTCGAGAGCGTCGCCGAGCACGCGCCCCGCCCCTACCGGATCGTCGTGCTGTCCGACCACGGCCAGAGCCCCGGCGAGACGTTCCGCGCCCGCTACGGCCTCACCCTCGGCGACCTGGTGCGGGCCGGCTGCGGGCTGCCCGTGCCGCGCAAGGCCGAACGCACCCACAGCGGCGCCGAGGCCCGGGGGGCCGTCCGCGCGGCCCTGCGCCGGCCCGTCGAGGAGGTCGGCGAACGCCACCGCCCGGCCGGCCGCCGCCCGGAACCGATCGTGCTGGCCTCGGGCAACCTCGGCCTGATCTCCTTCCCGGACGTACCGCACCGGATGAGCAAGGAGGAGATCGACGCCCGCCACCCCGCCCTGCTGACCACCCTCGCCAACCACCCCGGCATCGGCTTCCTCCTCGTCCGCAGCGAGCAGCACGGCGGGGTCGTCCTCGGCGCGTACGGCGCGGAGATACCGCTGGACCAACTCGACCGGACGCCGGGCCCGCTGGCCGCCTTCGGGCCCGCCGCCGCCGACGCCGTGCGCCGCACCCACTCCTTTCCGCACACCGCAGACATCATGGTCAACTCGTTCCACGACCCGGGCGACGGCGAGGTCCTCGCCTTCGAGGAGCAGATCGGTTCCCACGGCGGTCTCGGTGGCGCGCAGGCCAGACCGTTCCTGCTGTCCCCGCTCGCGCTGTCCGCACCCGTCGGGGACGGCGAGGAACTGACCGGCGCGGAGCAGGTGCACCGTGTCCTGCGCCGCTGGCTGCGCGAGTCCGACGGCCCCCAGATACCGCTCACGACAGCCCCGGAGGAGCGCGCCGCCTGA